In Deltaproteobacteria bacterium, a single window of DNA contains:
- the uvrB gene encoding excinuclease ABC subunit UvrB: MKKTTAGARAPFRMVTDFTPRGDQPAAIEALLRGLDDGRRHQVLLGVTGSGKTFTMAKVIEAAGRPALVMAPNKTLAAQLFAELRELFPHNAVEYFVSYYDYYQPEAYIPTTDTYIEKDSSINEEIDKLRHSATHSLLTRRDVIVVASVSCIYGIGSPADYGAMHLYVEKGMEIGRDTVLRRLVEMQYKRNDTDFHRGTFRVRGDVVEVFPAYETETALRLEFFGDEVERISEIDPMRGRPVRRLEKALVHPASLFVTTRDNLKRAIDDIRDELRARLAQLKAENRLVEAQRLEQRTQFDLELLEEMGYCSGIENYSRHITGRAPGEPPYTLIDYFPDDFLLFIDESHISVPQIGGMYHGDRSRKTTLVEYGFRLPSALDNRPLRFDEFEARTGQVVYVSATPGEYELAKARGAVVEQIIRPTGLMDPEIEVRPAANQVDDLLGEIRRRVERGERVLVTTLTKRMAEDLTSYYAELGVRVKYLHSDIDTLERVEIIRGLRLGDFDVLVGINLLREGLDLPEVSLVAVFDADKEGFLRSETSLIQTCGRAARNVSGKVVMYADTVTGSMKAAIDETERRRRIQARYNEEHGITPETIRSSIKDVLSSIYEEDYYTVPAASEETASYEVPPHEIPARIKELRREMNEAASRLEFERAAELRDEIRRLEEAELAL; the protein is encoded by the coding sequence ATGAAAAAGACGACAGCAGGGGCAAGGGCTCCCTTCAGGATGGTCACCGACTTCACGCCCAGGGGGGATCAGCCGGCGGCCATAGAGGCGCTGCTCAGGGGTCTCGACGACGGCCGCCGTCACCAGGTGCTTCTCGGCGTGACGGGATCGGGCAAGACCTTCACCATGGCCAAGGTCATCGAGGCCGCCGGCAGGCCGGCGCTCGTCATGGCGCCCAACAAGACGCTTGCGGCCCAGCTCTTCGCCGAACTGCGCGAGCTCTTCCCCCACAACGCCGTCGAATACTTCGTTTCGTACTACGACTACTACCAGCCCGAGGCCTACATACCGACGACCGACACCTACATCGAGAAGGACTCGTCCATAAACGAAGAGATCGACAAGCTGCGCCACTCGGCCACCCACTCGCTGCTCACCCGCCGCGACGTCATCGTCGTCGCCTCGGTCTCGTGCATCTACGGCATAGGCTCGCCGGCCGACTACGGGGCCATGCACCTCTACGTGGAGAAGGGGATGGAGATCGGCCGTGACACGGTGCTGCGCCGTCTGGTGGAGATGCAGTACAAGCGCAACGACACGGACTTCCACAGGGGCACCTTCCGCGTGCGCGGCGACGTGGTCGAGGTCTTCCCTGCCTACGAGACCGAGACGGCCCTGCGCCTGGAGTTCTTCGGCGACGAGGTGGAGCGCATCTCCGAGATCGACCCCATGCGCGGCCGGCCTGTGAGGAGGCTCGAGAAGGCGCTCGTCCACCCCGCGAGCCTCTTCGTAACCACCCGCGACAACCTCAAGCGGGCCATAGACGACATACGCGACGAGCTGCGCGCAAGGCTTGCGCAGCTCAAGGCCGAGAACAGGCTCGTCGAGGCCCAGCGCCTCGAGCAGCGCACCCAGTTCGACCTGGAGCTTCTCGAGGAGATGGGCTACTGCTCGGGCATCGAGAACTACTCGCGCCACATAACGGGCCGCGCTCCCGGCGAGCCGCCGTACACCCTCATTGACTACTTCCCCGACGACTTCCTCCTCTTCATAGACGAGAGTCACATATCGGTGCCCCAGATAGGCGGCATGTACCACGGCGACCGCTCGCGCAAGACCACGCTCGTCGAGTACGGCTTCCGCCTCCCCTCGGCCCTCGACAACCGTCCGCTCCGCTTCGACGAGTTCGAGGCCAGAACGGGACAGGTCGTATACGTGTCGGCAACCCCCGGCGAATACGAGCTCGCAAAGGCCCGGGGCGCCGTGGTGGAGCAGATAATACGCCCCACGGGCCTCATGGACCCGGAGATAGAGGTGCGGCCCGCCGCAAACCAGGTGGACGACCTGCTCGGAGAGATACGAAGGCGCGTGGAGCGCGGCGAGCGTGTCCTCGTCACAACCCTGACCAAACGCATGGCCGAGGACCTGACCTCCTACTACGCCGAGCTCGGCGTGAGGGTCAAGTACCTCCACTCAGACATAGACACGCTCGAAAGGGTGGAGATAATACGGGGCTTGAGGCTCGGCGACTTCGACGTGCTGGTGGGCATAAACCTGCTCAGGGAGGGGCTCGACCTGCCGGAAGTCTCGTTAGTGGCCGTCTTCGACGCCGACAAGGAAGGCTTCCTGCGCTCCGAGACCTCGCTCATCCAGACCTGCGGACGGGCGGCCCGCAACGTATCCGGCAAGGTCGTCATGTACGCCGACACCGTCACGGGCTCCATGAAGGCCGCCATCGACGAGACCGAGCGGCGCCGGCGCATCCAGGCCCGCTACAACGAGGAGCACGGCATAACGCCAGAGACGATCAGAAGCTCCATAAAGGACGTGCTGAGCTCCATCTACGAGGAAGACTACTACACCGTCCCCGCTGCCTCGGAGGAGACGGCGTCCTACGAGGTGCCCCCCCACGAGATACCGGCCCGCATCAAGGAGCTGCGCCGCGAGATGAACGAGGCGGCGTCGAGACTCGAGTTCGAACGGGCCGCCGAGCTGAGAGACGAAATAAGGAGACTCGAAGAGGCCGAACTCGCCCTGTAG
- the thiE gene encoding thiamine phosphate synthase, which produces MLDVSMRVYLVTDRKLVRHGGGLVEAVEKALKGGVRLVQLREKDLTGRELLELACELRRLTERYEARLLVNDRLDVALLSRADGVHLGRGSFSPSQARAHLHEDALIGVSTHSVDEAVEARAQGADFVTLGPIYHTPSKAAYGEPLGTAVLAQARRLVGIPVFAIGGVKPENAADVIAAGADGVAVISAVLAGDDMERSAAALVEAVKGQGG; this is translated from the coding sequence ATGCTCGACGTCTCCATGAGGGTCTATCTCGTAACCGACAGAAAGCTCGTCCGCCATGGCGGCGGACTCGTAGAGGCCGTGGAGAAGGCCCTGAAGGGAGGGGTGAGGCTCGTCCAGCTCAGGGAAAAGGACCTCACGGGCCGCGAGCTCCTCGAGCTCGCCTGCGAGCTGCGGCGCCTCACCGAGCGCTACGAGGCGAGGCTGCTCGTAAACGACCGCCTCGACGTGGCGCTCCTGAGCCGCGCCGACGGCGTGCACCTCGGTCGCGGCTCCTTCTCGCCCAGCCAGGCGAGGGCCCACCTCCACGAAGACGCCCTCATAGGCGTCTCCACCCACAGCGTCGACGAGGCCGTTGAGGCCAGGGCCCAGGGCGCCGACTTCGTGACCCTCGGCCCCATATACCATACACCTTCGAAGGCGGCGTACGGAGAGCCCCTCGGCACGGCGGTGCTCGCACAGGCCCGAAGGCTTGTGGGGATACCGGTCTTCGCCATCGGCGGAGTGAAGCCGGAGAACGCCGCCGACGTGATAGCGGCCGGAGCCGACGGTGTGGCCGTCATCTCCGCCGTGCTGGCGGGTGACGACATGGAACGAAGCGCCGCCGCCTTGGTCGAAGCCGTGAAAGGACAGGGAGGATAG
- a CDS encoding thiazole synthase — MVGTGKYADNDQMKQALAASGAEVVTVAVRRVNLDRSEESLLDHIDTDRYTLLPNTAACYTADEAVRTARLAREALETDLVKLEVIGDEKTLFPDNEALLEAARILVKEDFTVLPYTSDDPVMAKKLEEVGCAAVMPLAAPIGSGLGIRNPYNIRIILETVKVPVIVDAGVGTASDASEAMELGCDGVLMNTGIAGAGDPVKMARAMRLAVEAGRLAFEAGRIPKKLYATASSPLEGVVGT; from the coding sequence ATGGTCGGCACGGGCAAGTACGCGGACAACGATCAGATGAAGCAGGCCCTCGCCGCCTCGGGCGCCGAGGTCGTGACCGTCGCCGTAAGGCGCGTGAACCTCGACAGGAGCGAAGAGAGCCTTCTCGATCACATCGACACCGACAGGTACACGCTGCTGCCCAACACGGCGGCCTGCTACACGGCCGACGAGGCGGTGCGCACCGCAAGGCTTGCGCGCGAGGCCCTGGAGACGGACCTGGTGAAGCTCGAGGTCATAGGCGACGAAAAGACCCTCTTTCCCGACAACGAGGCGCTGCTCGAGGCGGCGCGCATCCTCGTGAAGGAGGATTTTACCGTGCTCCCCTATACGAGCGACGATCCCGTCATGGCCAAAAAGCTCGAAGAGGTCGGCTGCGCCGCCGTCATGCCGCTGGCGGCGCCCATAGGGTCGGGTCTCGGCATACGCAATCCCTACAACATACGGATCATACTGGAGACCGTGAAGGTGCCGGTCATAGTGGACGCCGGCGTGGGCACGGCCTCCGACGCCTCGGAGGCCATGGAACTCGGCTGTGACGGCGTGCTCATGAACACGGGAATAGCGGGCGCCGGCGACCCGGTGAAGATGGCGCGGGCCATGCGGCTCGCCGTCGAGGCCGGAAGACTCGCCTTCGAGGCCGGAAGGATACCGAAGAAGCTCTACGCCACGGCGTCGAGCCCCCTCGAAGGGGTCGTCGGGACCTGA
- a CDS encoding DJ-1/PfpI family protein, whose product MKRVAVPLAPGFEEVEALTVVDILRRAGAEVVMAGTVDGPIEGRNGIRVLADTSLDAVSGETFDAIFLPGGVAGTKNLREDARVGAMLRRHADAGALVAAICAAPTVLAAAGVIRGRTVTCHPSVAGELRGERLCDERVKVDGTLVTSRGPGTAMEMAFRLTAILLGEARAAEVNRGVLARL is encoded by the coding sequence ATGAAGAGAGTGGCGGTTCCCCTTGCGCCGGGGTTCGAGGAGGTCGAGGCGCTGACGGTCGTCGATATCCTGAGGAGGGCAGGCGCCGAGGTGGTGATGGCCGGTACGGTCGACGGTCCCATAGAGGGGAGAAACGGCATAAGGGTCCTGGCCGATACGTCCCTGGACGCAGTGAGCGGCGAGACGTTCGACGCGATCTTCCTGCCCGGCGGGGTCGCGGGCACTAAAAACCTGAGAGAGGACGCCCGTGTCGGCGCCATGCTGCGACGGCACGCCGACGCGGGGGCGCTGGTGGCGGCCATCTGCGCCGCTCCCACGGTGCTCGCCGCTGCGGGCGTCATAAGGGGAAGGACCGTAACGTGCCATCCCTCGGTGGCCGGCGAGCTGAGAGGCGAAAGACTCTGCGACGAGCGCGTCAAGGTAGACGGCACGCTCGTTACGAGCCGAGGCCCCGGTACGGCCATGGAGATGGCCTTCAGGCTCACCGCCATCCTCCTCGGCGAGGCCAGGGCCGCGGAGGTCAACAGGGGAGTCCTCGCCAGGCTGTGA
- a CDS encoding PAS domain S-box protein, with product MKDSTRSRDDSLCSILRAISEITALVVRGADRKGFLEETCRILVDRCRCKAAWIGLYENGDIKPVAYHGQSGEFLSSENIEVVDGDRACSHPVARAVICGGPVEHNRHCRSGGDEDAPPQDPNCFGGVALPLFVRGKVSGVVCLCSREDRPFSKEDIEQLGELAEIVSGTLQHLSEADERAAAEKALRQSVENFRALAENANDGIIIIDGAGLTLYANRRAATVTGRTVAELEDRDIEELIRPVEGGGLKQRLLAAPGGAGPFEISFTRKDGSRAVAEVSTAPTTWRENDATMVIIRDITERKETEREKELIHAQLVQAQKMEGIWRLASAITHDFNNLLTTIIGYTELAMAQIGEDGPAASDLAMVMEASNRAAELTRQLLLFSRKHSTSHSSLDPGTTIETMEKMLRRLMGANIEFSVEVPPELWQINGDERKIEQVLMNLAVNAKDAMPEGGTLRLRAENLYLDRNRCRFFPEARPGRYVCITVEDTGIGMDRETVEHIFEPFFTTKSDEKGTGLGLSVVYGIMKEHGGWVDVASRPGGGTIFRLYFPARAERRSAGTREGGRRSELAGLRGNGECVLLVEDEESVRNYTAKALRENGYRVLAVSKASEAADAFDRDDELFDLVLSDVVLPDMTGLELVEELSSKRPGIGILLTSGYSATSEPSLIAMEKKGYSFLAKPFTLPKLLKAVKDSLDPRVK from the coding sequence GTGAAAGATTCGACCCGTTCAAGAGATGACAGCCTGTGCAGCATCCTCAGGGCCATCTCCGAGATAACCGCCCTTGTCGTAAGGGGGGCCGACAGAAAAGGTTTTCTCGAGGAGACCTGCCGCATACTCGTCGACCGGTGCCGCTGCAAGGCGGCCTGGATAGGCCTTTACGAGAATGGCGACATAAAACCCGTAGCCTACCACGGCCAGAGCGGCGAGTTCCTTTCCAGCGAAAACATAGAGGTCGTCGACGGCGACCGCGCCTGCTCCCATCCTGTGGCCAGGGCCGTCATCTGCGGCGGGCCGGTCGAGCACAACCGCCATTGCCGTTCCGGCGGCGACGAAGATGCCCCGCCCCAGGACCCCAACTGTTTCGGCGGCGTGGCGCTGCCTCTCTTCGTGAGGGGGAAGGTGAGCGGAGTTGTCTGTCTCTGCTCCAGGGAGGATAGGCCCTTTTCCAAGGAAGATATAGAACAGCTCGGCGAGCTTGCCGAGATCGTGAGCGGCACGCTCCAGCACCTGAGCGAGGCCGACGAGCGCGCCGCCGCCGAGAAGGCCCTGCGCCAGAGCGTGGAGAACTTCAGGGCCCTGGCCGAGAACGCCAACGACGGCATCATCATCATCGACGGTGCCGGCCTGACCCTCTACGCCAACAGGCGGGCGGCGACGGTGACGGGTCGCACCGTGGCCGAGCTGGAAGACAGGGACATCGAAGAGCTCATAAGGCCCGTCGAAGGGGGAGGGCTCAAGCAGCGGCTGCTGGCCGCGCCGGGCGGGGCCGGGCCGTTCGAGATATCCTTTACGCGGAAGGACGGCTCCCGGGCCGTGGCAGAGGTGTCGACGGCTCCCACGACGTGGCGCGAGAACGACGCCACCATGGTCATCATCCGCGACATCACCGAGCGCAAGGAGACGGAGCGCGAGAAGGAGCTCATCCATGCCCAGCTCGTCCAGGCCCAGAAGATGGAGGGCATCTGGCGGCTGGCCTCGGCCATAACCCACGACTTCAACAACCTGCTCACCACCATCATCGGCTATACCGAACTGGCCATGGCCCAGATCGGCGAGGACGGGCCGGCCGCCTCGGACCTCGCCATGGTCATGGAGGCGTCGAACCGGGCCGCGGAGCTGACCCGCCAGCTCCTGCTCTTCAGCCGCAAGCACTCGACGAGCCACTCGAGCCTGGATCCAGGGACGACCATCGAGACGATGGAGAAGATGCTGCGCCGTCTCATGGGGGCCAACATCGAGTTCTCCGTCGAGGTCCCGCCGGAGCTCTGGCAGATAAACGGCGACGAGCGCAAGATAGAGCAGGTGCTCATGAACCTGGCGGTCAACGCCAAGGACGCCATGCCCGAGGGCGGCACATTGCGGCTGAGGGCCGAAAACCTCTACCTCGACAGGAACAGGTGCCGCTTCTTCCCGGAGGCGAGGCCGGGAAGGTACGTGTGCATAACCGTCGAGGACACGGGCATCGGCATGGACAGGGAGACGGTGGAGCACATCTTCGAGCCCTTCTTCACCACCAAGTCCGACGAGAAGGGCACGGGCCTGGGGCTCTCCGTCGTCTACGGCATAATGAAGGAGCATGGAGGCTGGGTCGATGTGGCGAGCCGTCCCGGAGGGGGCACCATCTTCAGGCTCTACTTCCCGGCGAGGGCCGAGCGCAGGAGCGCGGGAACGAGGGAAGGGGGGCGCCGCAGCGAACTCGCGGGACTTCGGGGCAACGGCGAATGCGTCCTCCTCGTGGAAGACGAGGAGAGCGTGAGGAACTATACGGCCAAGGCCCTGAGGGAGAACGGCTACAGGGTCCTGGCGGTCTCGAAGGCCTCCGAGGCCGCCGACGCCTTCGACCGCGACGACGAACTCTTCGACCTCGTCCTCAGCGACGTGGTCCTGCCGGACATGACGGGACTTGAGCTCGTCGAAGAACTCTCCAGCAAGAGACCGGGCATAGGCATCCTCCTTACAAGCGGATACTCGGCGACCAGCGAGCCGAGTCTCATCGCCATGGAGAAGAAAGGCTACAGCTTCCTGGCCAAGCCCTTCACGCTCCCCAAGCTGCTCAAGGCCGTCAAGGACTCCCTCGACCCCAGGGTGAAATAG
- the lgt gene encoding prolipoprotein diacylglyceryl transferase: MHPVLFDFGPVQIRFYGLMYVVAIVVGSRLIRSEAARKGLGLADDDVMNFIMWTVLGGIVGARIYYVLFNWSYYGANPSEIPAIWHGGLAIHGGLLGGISAAWYYLRSRGVRFWAMADAAAPAIILGQAFGRFGNFMNGDAHGRPTDMPWGVVFPESSIAGRQFPGIPLHPTMLYEMVINLAVFCLLWFVLRKRDHRDGFVFASYVLLYSTGRFFVEHFRADSLMLGPLRAAQVVSIAAAAGAALIIARKRLWTRR, translated from the coding sequence TTGCATCCCGTACTCTTCGACTTCGGCCCCGTGCAGATACGTTTTTACGGCCTCATGTACGTGGTGGCCATCGTGGTGGGAAGCCGCCTCATAAGGTCGGAGGCGGCGCGCAAGGGCCTGGGCCTCGCCGACGACGACGTGATGAACTTCATCATGTGGACCGTGCTCGGAGGCATCGTCGGCGCGCGCATCTACTACGTCCTCTTCAACTGGAGCTACTACGGCGCCAACCCCTCGGAGATACCGGCCATATGGCACGGCGGCCTGGCCATCCACGGGGGACTTCTCGGCGGCATATCGGCGGCCTGGTACTATCTCAGGAGCCGCGGCGTGAGGTTCTGGGCCATGGCCGACGCGGCGGCGCCGGCCATAATACTGGGGCAGGCCTTCGGCCGCTTCGGCAACTTCATGAACGGCGACGCCCACGGCAGACCGACCGACATGCCCTGGGGCGTGGTCTTCCCGGAGAGCAGCATCGCGGGACGCCAGTTCCCCGGCATACCGCTCCACCCGACCATGCTCTACGAAATGGTCATAAACCTCGCCGTCTTCTGCCTCCTCTGGTTCGTACTCAGAAAACGCGACCACCGCGACGGCTTCGTCTTCGCAAGCTACGTGCTCCTCTATTCGACGGGGAGGTTCTTCGTGGAGCACTTCAGGGCCGACAGCCTCATGCTCGGGCCGCTGCGGGCCGCCCAGGTCGTCAGCATCGCCGCCGCCGCCGGCGCCGCCCTGATAATAGCGAGGAAGAGACTCTGGACGAGGAGGTGA
- the thiS gene encoding sulfur carrier protein ThiS codes for MKIRVNGEERETAEGTTVAGLLEELAVKARGIAVDLNGEVVPRSAHRTTVLREGDAVEIVRMVGGG; via the coding sequence ATGAAGATAAGAGTCAACGGAGAAGAGCGGGAGACGGCCGAGGGGACCACCGTGGCCGGGCTCCTCGAAGAGCTCGCCGTGAAGGCGAGAGGCATAGCCGTGGACCTCAACGGCGAGGTCGTACCACGCAGCGCCCACCGCACGACGGTGCTCCGCGAGGGCGACGCCGTGGAGATAGTGCGCATGGTCGGCGGCGGCTGA
- the thiC gene encoding phosphomethylpyrimidine synthase ThiC yields MTRLEEARAGRTTADIERAAQKEGLSPEFLRMAVADGTAVITRNTKRRIEGLAVGRGLRTKVNANIGSSQDRCDVAEELAKLRAAVEAGADAVMDLSTGGPVDEIRRAVLDESPVPVGTVPIYQAALEAKLRRKSFVELDAEEIFEMIERHADDGVDFVTVHCGVTAAALDRIEREGRILGIVSRGGALMAEWMRRNRRENPLYEHFDRLIDIARRCDMVLSLGDGLRPGCLADATDRGQIEELTTLGELAQRAYEAGVQVMIEGPGHVPLDQIETNMLLQKRLCRGAPFYVLGPLVTDIAPGYDHITGAIGGALAAARGADFLCYVTPSEHLRLPTVEDVREGVIASRIAAHAGDIAKGVWGAVDRDIKMARARKALDWKAQIELALDPERAAAVREASPQDDDETCSMCGSLCAIKIDGVAGK; encoded by the coding sequence ATGACGAGACTGGAAGAGGCCCGGGCCGGCAGGACCACGGCCGACATCGAAAGGGCCGCGCAAAAGGAGGGGCTGAGCCCCGAGTTCCTGCGCATGGCCGTGGCCGACGGCACGGCCGTCATAACGAGAAACACTAAGCGCCGGATCGAGGGCCTGGCCGTGGGCCGCGGGCTTCGCACCAAGGTCAACGCCAACATCGGCAGCTCCCAGGACCGTTGCGACGTGGCCGAGGAACTCGCCAAGCTGCGCGCCGCCGTCGAGGCCGGCGCCGACGCCGTCATGGACCTCTCGACCGGCGGGCCCGTAGACGAGATACGCCGCGCCGTGCTCGACGAGTCCCCCGTGCCCGTGGGCACGGTGCCCATCTACCAGGCGGCCCTGGAGGCGAAGCTTCGGCGCAAGAGCTTCGTCGAGCTCGACGCCGAAGAGATCTTCGAGATGATAGAGCGCCACGCCGACGACGGCGTGGACTTCGTGACCGTCCACTGCGGCGTCACCGCCGCGGCGCTCGACAGGATAGAGCGCGAGGGACGCATCCTCGGCATAGTGAGCCGCGGCGGAGCGCTCATGGCCGAGTGGATGAGGCGCAACAGGCGCGAAAACCCCCTCTACGAGCACTTCGACAGGCTCATCGACATCGCAAGGCGCTGCGACATGGTCTTAAGCCTCGGGGACGGGCTGCGGCCCGGCTGTCTCGCCGACGCCACCGACCGCGGCCAGATCGAGGAGCTCACCACCCTCGGCGAGCTCGCCCAGCGGGCCTATGAGGCGGGCGTGCAGGTCATGATCGAGGGTCCCGGCCACGTGCCGCTCGACCAGATAGAGACGAACATGCTCCTTCAGAAACGGCTCTGCCGCGGCGCGCCGTTCTACGTGCTCGGCCCGCTGGTGACGGACATCGCCCCGGGCTACGACCACATAACCGGCGCCATAGGAGGCGCCCTCGCCGCCGCCAGGGGCGCCGACTTCCTCTGCTACGTCACTCCGTCGGAACACCTCAGGCTCCCAACCGTCGAGGACGTGCGCGAAGGGGTCATCGCCTCGCGGATAGCGGCGCACGCCGGCGACATAGCCAAGGGCGTGTGGGGCGCCGTGGACCGCGACATAAAGATGGCCCGGGCGAGAAAGGCGCTGGACTGGAAGGCCCAGATAGAGCTCGCCTTAGACCCGGAACGGGCGGCGGCCGTGAGAGAGGCGAGCCCGCAGGACGACGACGAGACCTGCTCCATGTGCGGAAGCCTCTGCGCCATAAAGATCGACGGCGTGGCCGGAAAGTGA
- the hydG gene encoding [FeFe] hydrogenase H-cluster radical SAM maturase HydG translates to MTTRWPAMFAIDEERIHSIIEGAEGAEAGTVRAVLAKAAGGRGLALEEAALLLCAEDEALIAEITAAADELKRRVFGTRVVLFAPLYLSNRCSNACLYCGFRSPNRALGRKALTPEQAAAEAAALAAMGLRRVLLVTGEDGRSDTDYIIRCIRAIYEKTEVRIVHVNAAPMEADDFRALKAAGAGVYQCFQETYHEPTYRRMHPRGAKSDYRRRLHAMDRAAEAGFDDLGIGALLGLYDHRFDVLAAIAHSRHLHDRYGAHAHTISVPRLNAARGAPLREAPSPVSDRDLEKITAVYRLSVPTAGVVVSTRESPRLRSRLLRCGASQISAASRTDPGGYTAGDDTTLSQFSTRDDRPLHEVIASVAADGCLPSLCTSCYRAGRTGERFGEMTGSGAMKEFCRANAILTLKEYVVEHGTNGEGHLLEKTLREGLDGMGEGPFKEELLRRLEEIEAGKRDLYF, encoded by the coding sequence ATGACCACGAGGTGGCCGGCGATGTTCGCCATCGACGAAGAGCGTATCCACTCCATAATCGAGGGGGCGGAGGGCGCCGAAGCCGGGACGGTAAGGGCCGTCCTCGCCAAGGCGGCCGGGGGCCGCGGCCTCGCCTTGGAGGAGGCTGCCCTGCTACTGTGCGCCGAGGACGAGGCGCTCATCGCCGAGATCACGGCGGCGGCCGACGAGCTCAAGCGCCGTGTCTTCGGCACGCGGGTCGTGCTCTTTGCGCCGCTCTACCTGTCGAACCGCTGCTCCAACGCCTGCCTCTACTGCGGCTTCAGAAGCCCCAACAGGGCGCTCGGCAGAAAGGCCCTCACCCCTGAGCAGGCCGCGGCCGAGGCGGCCGCCCTCGCCGCCATGGGACTGAGGCGGGTGCTCCTCGTCACCGGCGAGGACGGCCGCAGCGACACCGACTACATCATCCGATGCATAAGGGCCATATACGAGAAGACGGAGGTGAGGATCGTGCACGTCAACGCCGCCCCCATGGAGGCCGACGACTTCCGGGCGCTCAAGGCGGCCGGGGCGGGCGTGTACCAGTGCTTCCAGGAGACCTACCACGAGCCGACCTACAGACGGATGCACCCCCGCGGCGCCAAGAGCGACTACCGCCGCCGCCTCCATGCCATGGACCGGGCCGCCGAGGCCGGCTTCGACGACCTCGGCATAGGGGCGCTGCTCGGTCTCTACGACCACCGCTTCGACGTGCTGGCCGCCATCGCCCACTCACGCCACCTCCACGACCGCTACGGCGCCCACGCCCACACCATCTCGGTGCCGAGGCTCAACGCCGCACGGGGCGCGCCGCTGCGGGAAGCGCCTAGCCCCGTAAGTGACCGGGACCTTGAAAAGATAACGGCCGTATACAGGCTCAGCGTGCCCACGGCGGGCGTGGTCGTCTCCACCCGCGAGAGCCCGCGTCTTCGAAGCAGGCTGCTTCGCTGCGGCGCCTCGCAGATAAGCGCCGCCTCGCGCACCGACCCCGGCGGCTACACGGCGGGCGATGATACGACGCTCAGCCAGTTCTCGACGAGGGACGACCGCCCGCTCCACGAGGTCATCGCCTCGGTGGCCGCCGACGGCTGCCTGCCGAGTCTGTGCACGAGCTGCTACCGCGCGGGACGCACGGGAGAGCGCTTCGGCGAGATGACCGGCTCGGGGGCGATGAAAGAGTTCTGCCGGGCCAACGCCATCCTGACCCTCAAGGAATACGTGGTCGAACACGGGACGAACGGCGAGGGCCACCTGCTGGAGAAGACACTCCGCGAGGGTCTCGACGGCATGGGGGAGGGGCCCTTCAAGGAGGAGCTGCTTCGAAGGCTCGAGGAGATCGAGGCCGGCAAGCGGGACCTCTACTTTTAG